GATAGCTGATGTTCGCAGATTCAATCACCGGATGAATGTCATCGGGGAAGATCAAAAAAGAGGATTTCGGCATCTTCCAGAGCAGTGATTCCGAAAGGAGCCTCGTCTTCGATGGCAAGGGCATCTCCGCTTCCCAGTCTCACATCTTCACTGCTCAGTTGCCCCTCAATCAGGTGCAGATAGGCTTTGCGCCCAGATCGGCTCGGGACGGATAGTGATGTTCCCTGAGCCAAACGGGCGACCCAGACCTGGGCGTCCTGATGCAGGCTGAGTGCTCCTTCGAGGGGTTTGTCAGTGGGTGCGAGCAGAGGAATCCACTGATTCGCGTGGGACTCCCAGTCGATGTCCAGCTCGGCGTAGGCGGGGTCCAGTCCCCGGGTGTCGGGTTCAATCCATATTTGCAACAGGTGGGTGCGTTCGTCCCGTGAAGGATTGAATTCGCTGTGATTCACTCCTGTTCCCGCTCGCATGAACTGGATGCGACCCGGTCGGATGGTGGCACGGTTTCCCATGCTGTCCTCGTGAGTGAGCGCACCGTGGGTCACGTAGGAGAAGATCTCCATATCGCGGTGGGGGTGCATGGGAAATCCCCGGCCGGGGTCAATCCAGTCGTCGTTGAGCACGCGCAGTGGACCCCAGCCCATGTTTGAAGGATCGTAATAGTCACCGAATGAGAAGCTATGGCGGCTCTTCAACCAACCAAAGTTGGCGAGACCTCGATCCTGGGATGAGCGAAATGTTTTCATGATCAAGTGGAGTTTGGGTTCTGAAACGAAGAACCTCCGGTATCGGCAGGATCCGGAGGTTCGCGATGTTGTGATGTATCAAATACGCTGAATGCCAGGCCTGATTATTTTGCGTGAAAACCGGCGATACTGAGTTTCAGTTCGATTTCGTCGGCAACTTTGTCCTCATTTTGTCCGGCGTTGATTCCAAATTCACTGCGCAGAATGGTGAAATCAGAGCGGATTACCAAGATGTCGCCCTGCATTCCCTGGTTGCGATCTGCGAGCTTGCCAGGCAGATAAGTGAGCGTGACAGGAAGTTCAAGTTCCTTGGTTGTGCCCTTGATGGTGATCGATCCTTTGGCGGTTGCCGAGTATTTCGATCCCTCCTTTTTCACATCCTTGAGCTTCTTCGCAGTGAAGGTGATGGTGGGGTGGTTTTCCACATCCATCCAGCTTCCACCTAGCATGTGGTCGCGCATCATTGAGTTGGCGACCATGAGCGTGGTGGTGTCCAGCGTGATTGTTCCTGAAGTTTTTTCAGGATGTTCCGGATCGAATTCCACGGTTCCACTGATGCCATTTGCAGTTCCGCTGATGTATTCAAGCGGGGCATCCATGGAGAATGCGACGTTGTTGACGCCCTTGGGATCCTTAAAATCGAAGGAAGCTGCATGGGCTTGCGTGAATGTGATGGCCGCGACAGCGACCAGACTGATGGTTTTGATGACCTTGTTCATGATGATTTGGGTAATGAGTTCGATTTATGGGTTGATTTAAAAAAAACGGATGCGGCGAGCAGGGCGGCCGCGATGGCAGTACCGGCGATGGGAAGTTCGATCCCAAAACTCAGGCCTTTTTCGTATTCGGTGTATTCAATGCCAGTGATTTCATCCACATGCGGAATGGCTTTTTCCGTGGTGGTCCAGCCGATGCGAGCTCCATGAAAGAACCAGATGGAGAGGGAGCTGAGTAAAACAAGCGCGGCAGTTATTCGGAGTGCGATTTTCATGAGCGATGATAAAACGAGTGAAAGTTGAGTTTGATTGTGAATGTGGCACGGACATCAGGAAGCCTGATGCAGGGATTGGGCGTGATAACCCAACTTTTTGAGCAGAGCGACCAGGGTCTGGCGTTCGGAAGCGTCAAGCACCGAAGTTGCGCATTCGAGCGCAGCCGCATGCTGATGAAGATTGGGTTCGATCACTTCGCGACCCTCAGCAGTGAGTTCGATTCGCACGATGCGACGATCTTCGGGATCGGACAGGCGGCGCACCCAACCCCGTTTTTCGGCACGATCGACGGCAGTGGTGATGGACCCACTGGTCAACCCCACCTTCTTCCCGATCATGCTGACTGGAGTGGGTCCCTTGTGCAGCAGGATTTCCAGAATTGCAAAATCGGATATGCCGCCAATCCCGAGACTGGCAATGCTTTGCTTGTCCAAGTACTCCATTGCTTTGTAGGCCTTCCAGAGCACCAGCCAAACATGCATGCCGGATTGGGTTGTCGTTGAGTTCATGCCAACAAACTTGAAGAAAAGTATCTTGATGTCAAGATAAATAATGCGATTTTTTCAAACCCCACGCAAAATGGCTCTGGATGTGGAATGGGTAACGCAAAACGCCCGCAGTGAATGCTGCGGGCGTTTTGTTGTAGGTGAAGAATTTTGAACGGTGCTCTCTGAATCAGGGCAGACGCGTGGTGCCCATCAGGAAGCGATCTACCTCTCGTGCAGCTGCACGACCTTCATTGATCGCCCAGACCACCAGGCTCTGCCCACGGCGGCAGTCGCCAGCGGCAAAGACCCCGGGTACGTTGGTGTGGAACTTGCCGTAGGGTGCACTGATGTTCGAACGTGCATCGGTCGTGAGTCCGAGTTCAGCAATGGGTTTTGGGTCAGGCCCGAGAAAGCCCATTGCCAGGGTCACCAACTGCGCAGGCAAGGTGCGACGAGTGCCCTCCTTCTTTTGGGGGACAAACTGACCAGACTCATTCTTGCCCCACTCGATTTCGACAATCTCGAGTCCTGCAAGGTTCCCTTGCTCGTCCGAAACAAAACGTTCGGTCATCACCAGGTAGGTGCGGGGATCTGCTCCCTGAACCGCTGCAGCTTCCTCCTGTCCATAGTCCATTTTGTAGACCTTGGGCCATTCGGGCCATGGATTGTCGGGCTGGCGCTCCATGGGGGGTTTGGGAAGGATTTCAAGTTGCACGACGCTACGCGCGCCCTGACGGATGGATGTCGCCACACAGTCGGTACCCGTATCGCCACCACCGATCACCACGACATCTTTTCCCTTTGCATGGAGTTCCGGCAGGGACCCATCAAAGCCATTGTCGAGCTGGTGTTTTGTATTGGCGGTCAGAAAATCCATCGCAAAGTGCACGCCATTGAAGTCCCGACCTTCCACTGGTAGATCCCGGGGAACCGTGGCTCCCGTGCAGAAAATCACCGCATCGAATTGCTCCTTGAGTTCTTTTGCCGTGATATCGGTTCCGATCTCGGTATGGGTGATGAATTGAATGCCTTCGCTCTCCATCAGCTTTACCCTCCGCGTGACGACCTCTTCCTTGTCGAGCTTCATGTTGGGAATGCCATACATGAGCAGGCCGCCGATGCGGTCCGCACGTTCATAGACGGTGACCGCGTGTCCGGCCTGATTCAGCTGGTCTGCGCAGGAGAGACCTGCCGGTCCAGATCCCACCACGGCGATCTTCTTTCCGGTGCGGACTTCGGGAATGTGGGGGGTTACCCAGCCTTCAGCCCATCCCCGGTCAATGATGGCACACTCGTTGTTTTTGATGGCCACCGGAGGCTCAATCACTCCGAGAACGCAGCTGCCCTCGCAGGGTGCAGGGCATACCCGACCCGTGAACTCAGGGAAGTTATTCGTCTTGTGCAGTCGCTCCAAAGCTTCCTTCCAGCGTCCCTTGTAGACCAGGTCATTCCACTCAGGAATCAGGTTATTGACCGGGCAACCACTGGCCATGCCAGAGAAGATCAAGCCAGTGTGACAGAAGGGCGTGCCGCAGTCCATGCAGCGCGCACCCTGTTTGCGGTGAAAATCCTCATCCGGATGAGCCTTGAACTCCTTCCAGTGTTTGATGCGTTCGAGCGGAGCATCCTCCGATACGGTTTGTCGTTCGATTTCTAAAAAGCCAGTTGGTTTTCCCATGATTTCGCTTGGTTTCGATGGTTCCTGTTGCAGACGTTGAGTGGCGGATCAGTTTCCACCAACGCGGGAGATATCCTTGAGGTTCTCCTCAAACGCGGCCATGGCGGCCTCGTCTCCGGACAATCCCTGCTCCTCGACTTTTCGGAAACAGTTCAACATGCGTTCGTAGTCGCGAGGCATGACCTTGTAGAATTTCGGCAGCTCCGACTCCCAGTTCTCCAGAATATACTGGCCGCGTGTAGACCCCGTCAGTTCGACGTGCTTCTCGATGCGCTGCTTCAGGGTCTGCAGATCCTGATCCTCGCATTCCACCACGCGATACAGGTTGACCATATCCATGTTGATCTGGGAGTCAAAATCTCCATTGATGTCATAGACATAGGCAACCCCTCCGGACATGCCTGCGGCAAAATTCCGACCTGTCGCACCCAGGCAAATCACCTCGCCTCCGGTCATGTATTCGCAACCGTGGTCACCCACGCCCTCAACGACGGCCCGGACCCCCGAGTTGCGCACGCAGAACCGTTCCCCGGCAATACCGCGAATGAAGGCCTCGCCCTTGATCGCACCATAGAATGCCACGTTACCGATGATGATGTTGTCCTCGGCGACAAATTTCGACCCCCTTGGCGGATAGACGATGATTTTTGCACCGGAAAGACCCTTACCGACGTAGTCGTTGGCGTCTCCTTCCAGTTCAAAACGCATGCCGTGTGGTGCAAAAGCACCCAGCGATTGGCCTGCACTACCGTTGAACTTGAGTTCAATCGTATCCTCGGGCAGACCCTCACTGCCGTAGCGGCGGGAGATCTCACTGCCTGTGATGGTCCCGACCACACGATTCACATTGATGATGGGCAACTCCACTTTCACCTTTTCGCCACGTTCGATGGCGGGTTTGCAAAGCTTGAGCAGATGCGTGTTGTCGAGAGCCTTGTCCAGCTCGTGATCCTGTTCCTTTTGGCAGTAGGTTCCCACCTCTGGACCGACGTCCGGTTTGTGGAAAATACTGGTGAGGTCGATTCCCTTGGCCTTCCAGTGATGCACGGCTTCGGCTGTGTCGAGACATTCGACATGTCCAACCATATCACTGATCGTTCGGAATCCGTTTTCGGCCATCAGCTCGCGCAATTCCTGTGCGATGAAACGCATGAAATTGACCACGTGCTCGGGCTTGCCCGTGAAGTTCTTGCGAAGCTCCGGATTTTGGGTCGCCACACCGACCGGGCAGGTGTTCTTCTGGCATACCCGCATCATCAGGCATCCCATTGTCACCAGAGGTGCTGTGGCAAAACCAAACTCTTCCGCTCCCAGCAGGGCCGCAATCGCGACATCGCGTCCGGTCTTGAGCTGTCCGTCCGTCTCCAGTACTACGCGGCTTCGCAGGTCGTTCAGCAAGAGAATCTGGTTGGTTTCGGCAAGTCCCAGTTCCCAAGGAGCACCCGCATTGTAGATCGACGACGATGGGGACGCGCCCGTGCCACCATCGTGACCCGAGATCAGGATGACATCGGCGTGACCCTTGGCAACGCCCGCCGCAATCGTGCCCACGCCAACCTCGGCGACGAGCTTGACATTGACCCTTGCGCGGGTGTTGGCGTTTTTGAGGTCGTGGATCAGTTCCGCGAGGTCCTCAATCGAATAAATGTCGTGGTGGGGTGGGGGTGAAACGAGTCCCACTCCCGGAGTTGAATGGCGCACCTTGGCGACCCAGGGATAGACCTTCGATCCGGGCAATTCTCCCCCTTCGCCGGGCTTGGCCCCCTGCGAGATCTTGATCTGGATTTCATCCGCATTGACCAGATATTCGCCAGTGACTCCAAAGCGACCGGATGCCACCTGCTTGATAGCAGAACGTTTGCTGTCCCCATTTGGCAGAGGGATAAAGCGTTCGGGATCTTCTCCCCCTTCGCCGGTGTTAGATTTTCCGCCGATCCGGTTCATCGCAATCGCGAGAGTTTCGTGAGCCTCCTTGGAAATGGAACCGTAAGACATCGCACCCGTTTTGAAGCGCTTGGTGATGGCTTCGATGGGTTCGACCTCGTCGATGGAGATGGGCTTGCGGTTGCCCTTGAAACGCATCAGTCCCCTCAAGGTGCAGAGGTGTTCGCTCTGGTTGTTCACCTTTTCAGCGTATGCTTTGTAAACATCATAGGAGCCAGTGCGCACGGCCTTTTGCAGCAGGCTGATGGTTTCGGGATTGAACAGGTGGTATTCTCCATCCTTGCGCCATTGATACATCCCACCTGTATCCAGTGCGCGTTCCTCGGCCTCGATGTGGCGATCCGGGAATGCGGCGCGGTGGCGCATGAGGGATTCCTCTGCGATCTGGTCCATGCCCGAACCCTCCAGACGGCTGGCAGTTCCCTTGAAATACTTGTCCACCACATGGGTGTTCAGCCCGATGGCTTCAAAAATCTGTGCACCGCGATAGGACGCTACGGTGGAGATTCCCATCTTCGCCATCGTTTTCACGACACCCTTGATGGAACCCTTCAGGTATTGGTAAACGGCCTTATCAAAGTCGATGTCGAGCATTTGATCCTGAATCATCTTGTACAGGGACTCGAATGCCATGTATGGATTGATGAGATCAGCACCATACCCAATCAGCACGGCAAAGTGGTGCACCTCGCGCGCTTCACCGGTTTCAAGGATGATCGAAACTTTCGTGCGTGTGCCGTTTTGAACCAGATGATGGTGCAATCCACCCATCGCGAGCAGGGTTGGGATCGCGGCATGGTCGCGGTCGATGTTCCGGTCTGAAACGATGACGAGGTTCACTCCGGCCTCAACCATCAGGTCGACCTTGCGGCAGAGCTGTTCCATGGCAGCTTCGAGGCCCTCCCCGTTGGAGTTCGCAGGGAAGAGCGCATCCACAGTGGCTGCCTTGAAACCCCGCTCCTGGATGTTGCGCAGCTGGGCAAGCTGGCGGTTGTCAATGAGCGGGTTCGTGAACCGGATCATGCGGCAACTCTCGGGAGTGGGGTTGAGCAGGTTGCCTTCCGACCCGACGAAAGTTTCCGTCGCCGTCACCAGTTCTTCACGGATGCAGTCGAGTGCTGGATTCGTAACCTGGGCAAAAATCTGCTTGAAGTACTGGTAGAGGTGCTTCGATTTGTTTGAAAGCACAGCCAGTGGTGTGTCGTTGCCCATGGATGCGATCGGCTGGACGCCGCTGCGAGCCGTGGGTTCGAGAATGTAGCGCAGATCCTCGTAGGTGTAACCGAATGCCAGTTGACGCTCGAGGATACGGGATTCGTCGATGGCGGGCACGCTTTTGGGCTCCGGAAGATTCTCTTCCTTGATGCGATATTGATCCAGGTATTCCTGATACGGCTTGCGGCTGTAGATGCGTTCCTTGATCTCCTCGTCGGGCACAATTCGACCCTCGTTCATGTCCACGAGGAACATGCGCCCGGGTTGCAGACGTCCCTTTTTGACGACGGTCAGTGGGTCGAGGTCTGGAA
Above is a genomic segment from Puniceicoccaceae bacterium containing:
- a CDS encoding pirin family protein; protein product: MKTFRSSQDRGLANFGWLKSRHSFSFGDYYDPSNMGWGPLRVLNDDWIDPGRGFPMHPHRDMEIFSYVTHGALTHEDSMGNRATIRPGRIQFMRAGTGVNHSEFNPSRDERTHLLQIWIEPDTRGLDPAYAELDIDWESHANQWIPLLAPTDKPLEGALSLHQDAQVWVARLAQGTSLSVPSRSGRKAYLHLIEGQLSSEDVRLGSGDALAIEDEAPFGITALEDAEILFFDLPR
- a CDS encoding YceI family protein — translated: MNKVIKTISLVAVAAITFTQAHAASFDFKDPKGVNNVAFSMDAPLEYISGTANGISGTVEFDPEHPEKTSGTITLDTTTLMVANSMMRDHMLGGSWMDVENHPTITFTAKKLKDVKKEGSKYSATAKGSITIKGTTKELELPVTLTYLPGKLADRNQGMQGDILVIRSDFTILRSEFGINAGQNEDKVADEIELKLSIAGFHAK
- a CDS encoding MarR family transcriptional regulator, whose protein sequence is MNSTTTQSGMHVWLVLWKAYKAMEYLDKQSIASLGIGGISDFAILEILLHKGPTPVSMIGKKVGLTSGSITTAVDRAEKRGWVRRLSDPEDRRIVRIELTAEGREVIEPNLHQHAAALECATSVLDASERQTLVALLKKLGYHAQSLHQAS
- a CDS encoding glutamate synthase subunit beta, which translates into the protein MGKPTGFLEIERQTVSEDAPLERIKHWKEFKAHPDEDFHRKQGARCMDCGTPFCHTGLIFSGMASGCPVNNLIPEWNDLVYKGRWKEALERLHKTNNFPEFTGRVCPAPCEGSCVLGVIEPPVAIKNNECAIIDRGWAEGWVTPHIPEVRTGKKIAVVGSGPAGLSCADQLNQAGHAVTVYERADRIGGLLMYGIPNMKLDKEEVVTRRVKLMESEGIQFITHTEIGTDITAKELKEQFDAVIFCTGATVPRDLPVEGRDFNGVHFAMDFLTANTKHQLDNGFDGSLPELHAKGKDVVVIGGGDTGTDCVATSIRQGARSVVQLEILPKPPMERQPDNPWPEWPKVYKMDYGQEEAAAVQGADPRTYLVMTERFVSDEQGNLAGLEIVEIEWGKNESGQFVPQKKEGTRRTLPAQLVTLAMGFLGPDPKPIAELGLTTDARSNISAPYGKFHTNVPGVFAAGDCRRGQSLVVWAINEGRAAAREVDRFLMGTTRLP
- the gltB gene encoding glutamate synthase large subunit, which codes for MPDSKTSPLGWPEPQGLWDPSREKDSCGVGFIAHLKGKRSHDIIEKTLTMNTQMIHRGASGSDPDTGDGAGIFIQMPDKFLRKEMAKKDIELPPEGEYGAGVVFLSPEPSEREAAMQLFEHIIKEEGQKFIGWRTVPVKSEILGKTSGRYEPAIKQVFIKKSADIRTTMEFERKLFLIRKQIVNAIRTNEIPSQFGDVHRNQSNHFPGGEYFYVTGLSSRTMVYKGMLTPCQLAEYFHDFHDEDFESALALMHTRFSTNTFPSWSRAHPNRFMAHNGEINTIMGNENNMKARQALCETDLFGDNMKKIFPVVVEDGSDSARFDNTLEFLHLGGYDLAHAVMMMIPEPWERHQHMNPAKRAFYEYHACMMEPWDGPASITFSDGYQIGAVLDRNGLRPSRYYVTEDDLVIMASEVGVIPDLDPLTVVKKGRLQPGRMFLVDMNEGRIVPDEEIKERIYSRKPYQEYLDQYRIKEENLPEPKSVPAIDESRILERQLAFGYTYEDLRYILEPTARSGVQPIASMGNDTPLAVLSNKSKHLYQYFKQIFAQVTNPALDCIREELVTATETFVGSEGNLLNPTPESCRMIRFTNPLIDNRQLAQLRNIQERGFKAATVDALFPANSNGEGLEAAMEQLCRKVDLMVEAGVNLVIVSDRNIDRDHAAIPTLLAMGGLHHHLVQNGTRTKVSIILETGEAREVHHFAVLIGYGADLINPYMAFESLYKMIQDQMLDIDFDKAVYQYLKGSIKGVVKTMAKMGISTVASYRGAQIFEAIGLNTHVVDKYFKGTASRLEGSGMDQIAEESLMRHRAAFPDRHIEAEERALDTGGMYQWRKDGEYHLFNPETISLLQKAVRTGSYDVYKAYAEKVNNQSEHLCTLRGLMRFKGNRKPISIDEVEPIEAITKRFKTGAMSYGSISKEAHETLAIAMNRIGGKSNTGEGGEDPERFIPLPNGDSKRSAIKQVASGRFGVTGEYLVNADEIQIKISQGAKPGEGGELPGSKVYPWVAKVRHSTPGVGLVSPPPHHDIYSIEDLAELIHDLKNANTRARVNVKLVAEVGVGTIAAGVAKGHADVILISGHDGGTGASPSSSIYNAGAPWELGLAETNQILLLNDLRSRVVLETDGQLKTGRDVAIAALLGAEEFGFATAPLVTMGCLMMRVCQKNTCPVGVATQNPELRKNFTGKPEHVVNFMRFIAQELRELMAENGFRTISDMVGHVECLDTAEAVHHWKAKGIDLTSIFHKPDVGPEVGTYCQKEQDHELDKALDNTHLLKLCKPAIERGEKVKVELPIINVNRVVGTITGSEISRRYGSEGLPEDTIELKFNGSAGQSLGAFAPHGMRFELEGDANDYVGKGLSGAKIIVYPPRGSKFVAEDNIIIGNVAFYGAIKGEAFIRGIAGERFCVRNSGVRAVVEGVGDHGCEYMTGGEVICLGATGRNFAAGMSGGVAYVYDINGDFDSQINMDMVNLYRVVECEDQDLQTLKQRIEKHVELTGSTRGQYILENWESELPKFYKVMPRDYERMLNCFRKVEEQGLSGDEAAMAAFEENLKDISRVGGN